In one window of Gossypium hirsutum isolate 1008001.06 chromosome A01, Gossypium_hirsutum_v2.1, whole genome shotgun sequence DNA:
- the LOC107917436 gene encoding uncharacterized protein has product MAPYEALYGRKCRTLFYWTELKESQIHKVDLVKEAEEKVKVIRECLRTASDRHKSYADLKRKEIKFEVSDKVFLKVSPWRKILKFGRKGKSDPSHVIAPTEVEVLPDMTYGEEPVKILA; this is encoded by the exons atggcaccttatgaggccttgtacggGCGAAAGTGCCGAACGCTCTTTTATTGGACAGAATTgaaagagagtcagattcacaaAGTTGATTTGGTCAAAGAGGCTgaggaaaaagttaaagtgattcgagaATGCCTAAGAACCGCTTCAGATAGGCATAAATCCTACGCGGACTTGAAGCGAAAGGAGATCAAGTTTGAGGtcagtgataaagtattcttgaaagtttccCCTTGGAGGAAAATCCTcaaatttggtagaaaaggcaa atctgacccttcacatgtaattGCGCCTACTGAAGTTGAAGTTcttccagatatgacttatggcgaagaaccggtcaagatccTAGCTTGA